One genomic segment of Roseofilum reptotaenium CS-1145 includes these proteins:
- a CDS encoding Uma2 family endonuclease, which yields MVTTKSAPTQQPVIPGGRIILTGVSWLTFTTLLAEVGENRACRFAYDQGVLEIRMPLEENEEPKRLIESFVEALVDELGIELRSLGSLSLKREDLSRFIEPDTCFYIQNEALVRGRSINLTEVPPPDLAVESDYTHSSIDKASIYAALGVPELWRYTKETLEVYQRVDGEYQKSDKSLAFPFLPVDEIPGFIKQSKAVGQRSAVRLFRERIREILD from the coding sequence ATAGTGACTACAAAATCTGCTCCCACACAACAGCCAGTCATCCCAGGAGGAAGAATCATTTTAACTGGAGTAAGCTGGTTAACATTTACCACCTTGCTGGCGGAAGTCGGAGAAAATCGTGCTTGTCGATTTGCTTATGATCAAGGAGTGTTAGAAATCAGGATGCCTTTAGAAGAAAATGAAGAACCCAAAAGACTGATTGAGAGCTTTGTAGAAGCGTTAGTCGATGAGTTAGGAATTGAATTGAGAAGCTTGGGATCTTTAAGTTTGAAGCGAGAAGATTTAAGTCGTTTTATTGAACCCGATACTTGTTTCTATATTCAGAATGAAGCTCTAGTCAGAGGCAGAAGTATTAATCTAACTGAAGTTCCACCCCCAGATTTAGCAGTCGAGTCTGACTATACCCATTCCTCGATCGATAAAGCATCCATTTATGCAGCGCTGGGAGTGCCGGAACTATGGAGATATACGAAGGAAACTCTGGAAGTTTATCAACGGGTTGATGGAGAATATCAAAAGTCGGATAAAAGTCTAGCTTTCCCGTTTTTACCGGTGGATGAAATACCCGGTTTTATCAAGCAGAGTAAAGCGGTTGGACAACGATCTGCGGTGCGGTTGTTTCGGGAAAGAATTAGAGAAATTCTCGATTAA
- a CDS encoding NAD-dependent malic enzyme, with protein MTEPSHTTKLNPSSSFSVKIRVKLRNRAGALAKVTGAIASIGGSLGEINLLERTLDFTLREITVDAGSTEQAEEIVQGIKAIPNVEVLDVSDKTFDLHKGGKITIDSKIAIKGQSDLAMAYTPGVGRICKAIAENPEKAFDLTIKSNTVAIVTDGSAVLGLGNLGPLGALPVMEGKAMLFKDFGGLDAFPVCLDTQDTQEIIETVKRMAPVFGGVNLEDISAPRCFEIERRLKEELDIPIFHDDQHGTAIVTQAALYNALKWVKKSLGEVRIAINGAGAAGVAIAHLLQEAGAKTIIMCDSKGIVSTERSDLNAAKQEFAVAESGSLADAMKNTDVFIGVSVPGVLTPGMVSTMAKDAIVFAMANPIPEIQPELVTDRVAVMATGRSDYPNQINNVLAFPGVFRGALDCRARSITRKMCIEAAGAIASLVSPIELSPHHIIPSVFDSRVATAVSAAVQQAARAEGIAQC; from the coding sequence ATGACTGAGCCATCTCACACCACTAAATTGAATCCTAGCTCTAGTTTTAGCGTCAAAATTCGGGTTAAACTCCGAAATCGTGCCGGAGCTTTAGCTAAGGTAACTGGGGCGATCGCATCTATTGGAGGGAGTTTAGGGGAAATTAATCTTTTGGAACGCACCCTTGATTTTACGCTGCGGGAAATTACGGTTGATGCTGGCTCTACGGAACAAGCAGAGGAGATTGTCCAAGGGATTAAAGCCATACCGAATGTTGAAGTCCTGGATGTGTCGGATAAAACGTTCGATCTGCATAAAGGTGGGAAGATTACCATTGATAGCAAAATAGCCATTAAAGGTCAGTCTGACTTGGCTATGGCTTATACTCCTGGAGTCGGTCGGATCTGTAAGGCGATCGCCGAAAATCCAGAAAAAGCCTTTGATTTAACCATTAAAAGTAATACGGTTGCCATTGTCACTGATGGTAGTGCTGTCCTAGGATTGGGAAATCTGGGCCCCTTAGGTGCGCTGCCGGTGATGGAAGGAAAAGCCATGCTGTTTAAGGATTTTGGTGGACTCGATGCCTTTCCGGTTTGTCTGGATACCCAAGATACCCAAGAGATTATTGAAACGGTAAAACGGATGGCTCCTGTATTTGGTGGAGTGAATTTGGAAGATATTAGCGCTCCCCGATGCTTTGAAATTGAGCGTCGTTTGAAAGAAGAGTTGGATATTCCCATTTTCCACGATGACCAACATGGAACGGCAATCGTCACTCAAGCGGCGCTCTATAATGCCCTGAAATGGGTGAAAAAGAGCCTGGGAGAGGTGCGAATTGCGATCAATGGGGCCGGAGCGGCTGGGGTGGCGATCGCCCATCTATTGCAAGAAGCAGGAGCCAAAACCATCATCATGTGTGACTCGAAGGGCATTGTGTCTACCGAACGGTCAGATTTGAACGCGGCTAAACAGGAGTTTGCCGTGGCGGAGTCGGGATCTTTAGCCGATGCCATGAAAAATACCGATGTGTTTATTGGGGTGAGTGTACCAGGGGTGCTGACCCCAGGAATGGTAAGTACGATGGCTAAAGATGCGATCGTGTTTGCCATGGCTAACCCCATTCCGGAAATTCAACCAGAGTTAGTCACAGATCGCGTAGCAGTTATGGCTACCGGACGCAGTGACTATCCGAATCAAATCAATAATGTCTTAGCCTTCCCTGGGGTCTTCCGAGGTGCTTTAGATTGCCGCGCCCGCAGTATTACTCGCAAAATGTGCATTGAAGCAGCAGGGGCGATCGCCTCTTTAGTCAGTCCCATTGAGCTGAGTCCCCATCATATCATTCCTTCTGTATTCGATTCTCGCGTTGCTACTGCCGTATCTGCTGCGGTGCAACAAGCAGCCCGGGCCGAAGGTATTGCCCAGTGTTAA
- a CDS encoding Uma2 family endonuclease: MQLTENLLTLNLDTVNLSDEQFYHLCQDNRELSFERTAQGELLIMPLVGGDSGKREADLITDLGIWNGQTDLGYTFSSSTIFKLPNGADRSPDAAWIRRERYLALTPEQRRKFPPIAPDFAIELRSATDSLDQLRAKMREYMDAGVQLAWLINPQQQQVEIYRPQKEVEVRSLPTELSGESILPGFSLHLDFYD; encoded by the coding sequence ATGCAGTTAACTGAAAATCTTTTGACATTAAATTTAGATACTGTTAATCTCAGTGATGAGCAATTTTATCACTTATGCCAAGATAACCGCGAATTGAGCTTTGAACGAACGGCACAAGGAGAATTATTGATTATGCCACTCGTAGGAGGCGATAGTGGAAAACGAGAAGCAGATTTAATCACTGATTTGGGAATTTGGAATGGACAAACTGACCTGGGTTATACCTTCAGTTCCTCGACTATATTTAAGCTACCCAATGGTGCGGATCGTTCTCCAGATGCTGCTTGGATTCGCCGGGAACGCTATTTAGCTTTAACTCCCGAACAACGACGCAAATTTCCACCCATTGCGCCCGATTTTGCGATCGAATTAAGGTCGGCAACGGATAGTTTAGACCAGTTGCGTGCCAAAATGAGGGAATATATGGATGCGGGGGTACAATTGGCATGGTTGATTAATCCCCAACAGCAACAAGTGGAAATTTATCGGCCACAAAAAGAGGTAGAAGTGCGAAGTTTGCCTACAGAGTTATCTGGCGAATCCATATTACCTGGATTTAGTTTACATCTGGATTTTTATGATTGA
- a CDS encoding XisI protein, with translation MEELSDKLTHYQQIVQQLLIDYAKVKPAYGEIEVLTIFDTERNHYQIVHLGWLNERWVHHCVMHMDIRNEKIWIFANSTEHDMAADLVDLGIPKQDIVFGFFPPIMREMTDYAVN, from the coding sequence ATGGAAGAACTGAGCGATAAATTAACCCACTATCAACAAATTGTGCAGCAACTGCTCATCGATTACGCAAAAGTTAAGCCAGCTTATGGTGAGATTGAAGTTTTAACTATTTTTGACACCGAGCGAAATCACTATCAAATTGTCCATCTCGGTTGGCTTAATGAGCGCTGGGTACATCATTGTGTCATGCATATGGATATCCGCAATGAAAAAATCTGGATTTTTGCTAACTCAACCGAGCATGATATGGCAGCAGATTTAGTTGACTTGGGTATACCTAAACAGGATATCGTTTTCGGTTTTTTCCCTCCTATTATGCGAGAAATGACCGATTATGCAGTTAACTGA
- a CDS encoding XisH family protein has protein sequence MAKDRFHQGVKTALVKDGWNVTHDPLQMKVGGVEMEIDLGAERLIAAERGNEKIAVEVKSFLVTTSTISEFHTALGQFINYRAALHIQEPDRILYLAVPDRIYNRFFQLDFPASRLQENSVKLIVYNVELEAILLWKN, from the coding sequence GTGGCCAAGGATCGGTTTCATCAAGGGGTTAAGACAGCGCTTGTTAAAGATGGGTGGAATGTGACCCACGATCCACTTCAGATGAAAGTGGGCGGTGTAGAGATGGAAATTGACTTGGGAGCAGAACGATTAATCGCAGCAGAGCGAGGAAATGAGAAAATTGCAGTTGAAGTCAAAAGTTTTTTGGTTACTACATCTACAATTTCAGAGTTTCATACAGCCCTGGGTCAGTTTATTAACTATCGGGCGGCATTACATATTCAAGAACCCGATCGTATTTTGTATCTAGCTGTACCCGATCGCATCTATAACCGATTCTTTCAACTTGATTTCCCCGCTTCAAGGCTACAAGAAAATTCTGTCAAACTTATTGTTTATAATGTTGAATTAGAGGCGATTTTACTATGGAAGAACTGA
- the moaA gene encoding GTP 3',8-cyclase MoaA: MNTVDYLRISLIDRCNFRCEYCMPAGEELNYILSQNLLTSDEILTLLKEIFIPLGFTRFRLTGGEPLLRPGVVDLVRQIAQLPQTQDLAMTTNGFLLDTLAQDLYDAGLRRINISLDSLEPETFDKIIGNRGKSRWERTWAGIQKAYEVGFNPLKLNVVVIPGVNDHEVLNLAALTLDRQWHVRFIEFMPIGNGHLFTKRAWIPSEELRQRIRECWGLTEGEVRGNGPADVFQIPGAQGTLGFISQMSECFCDRCNRMRLSADGWLRPCLLNETGQIDLKSELRSQVPLTELRQQVADLLQIKPEINFKQRESGTEGVYTRTMSQIGG; this comes from the coding sequence ATGAATACTGTAGATTACCTCCGCATCAGCCTAATTGACCGATGTAATTTTCGGTGCGAGTATTGTATGCCTGCGGGTGAAGAACTCAACTATATCTTAAGTCAAAATCTCCTCACATCTGACGAGATTCTTACCCTCTTAAAAGAGATTTTTATTCCCCTTGGTTTTACCCGCTTTCGCTTAACCGGAGGTGAACCCTTACTGCGTCCGGGAGTGGTGGATTTGGTGCGACAAATTGCCCAACTGCCCCAAACCCAAGATTTAGCCATGACTACGAATGGATTTTTACTCGATACCTTGGCGCAAGACCTGTATGATGCCGGTTTGAGGCGGATTAATATTAGTCTTGATTCCCTAGAACCAGAGACATTTGACAAAATTATCGGAAATCGGGGTAAAAGTCGCTGGGAACGAACATGGGCAGGGATTCAGAAGGCATATGAAGTAGGGTTCAACCCCTTAAAATTGAATGTGGTAGTGATTCCTGGGGTGAATGACCATGAGGTATTAAATTTAGCGGCATTAACTCTAGATCGCCAATGGCATGTCAGATTTATCGAGTTTATGCCTATTGGCAATGGTCATTTATTTACCAAGCGAGCCTGGATACCTTCGGAGGAATTACGCCAAAGAATTCGGGAGTGTTGGGGACTTACAGAGGGTGAGGTGCGTGGAAATGGGCCGGCAGATGTGTTCCAAATTCCTGGCGCTCAGGGGACATTGGGGTTTATTAGTCAGATGTCCGAGTGTTTTTGCGATCGCTGTAATCGAATGCGGTTATCGGCTGATGGTTGGTTGCGTCCCTGTCTGCTCAATGAAACTGGACAGATCGATCTCAAAAGCGAGTTGCGATCGCAGGTTCCTTTAACCGAATTACGCCAACAAGTCGCCGATCTCTTACAGATTAAACCAGAGATTAATTTCAAACAACGGGAATCGGGTACAGAAGGCGTTTACACCCGCACCATGTCCCAGATTGGAGGATGA
- a CDS encoding Uma2 family endonuclease: MIAAKDNYPHLTPEEYFTWEEAQLEKYEYIEGQVYAMGGGSVNHGRIGIRFTAMFEAHLEGSGCITGNSDIKINMLETQNYTYPDASVTCDDRDKNTPNSFTYPCLIVEVLSQSTEAYDRGGKFRMYRQNPALIDYLLVSSTHIAMDLYHKNDAGEWIIINYQEGDTIELTSINLRFPIEQVYRGLNLTPEA, encoded by the coding sequence ATGATTGCAGCTAAAGATAATTATCCCCATCTCACTCCTGAAGAGTATTTCACTTGGGAAGAAGCACAACTAGAAAAGTATGAATATATAGAAGGTCAAGTTTATGCCATGGGAGGCGGCAGCGTCAATCATGGGCGCATTGGTATCCGATTTACGGCCATGTTTGAGGCTCATTTAGAAGGAAGTGGTTGTATTACAGGCAATTCCGATATCAAGATTAATATGCTTGAAACCCAGAACTACACTTATCCCGATGCTAGTGTTACCTGCGACGATCGCGACAAAAACACCCCTAACTCTTTCACTTATCCCTGCTTAATTGTGGAAGTTTTATCTCAAAGTACGGAAGCCTACGATCGCGGTGGGAAGTTTAGGATGTATCGCCAGAATCCCGCCTTAATCGACTATTTACTGGTTAGTTCGACTCACATAGCCATGGATTTGTATCATAAAAATGATGCCGGAGAATGGATCATTATCAACTATCAAGAAGGGGACACCATAGAACTCACAAGTATTAACCTCCGTTTTCCCATTGAACAAGTGTATCGCGGCCTGAATTTAACGCCAGAAGCTTGA
- a CDS encoding agmatine deiminase family protein, with protein sequence MHEFNPTIRVPAEWETHAGTWMQWPSAYESEMRPEFAQIIDIIQDYEPVHLLTSSEAEKRRAKQFLLKKGVPNTQITWHIVPVDNAWLRDNGPIYVTDGIDLWIQNWRFDAWGGNFGPDIEYKNDNQVPIYIGEYLGLPIEDYQDYVLEKGNLEFNGAGTLVLNWDCQDDRNPGMTQREHETILKQAFGVHTIIWAYGHHRDDGTTGHIDGIARFVDRNTLMVADYDRSKTERNLARAAKEAGLEVVRYPGNPNWLVGNGFVLAMGEGEERIDAALKSELEFLFPDRQIHLIHAEAIFDSGGGIHCVTNDQPA encoded by the coding sequence ATGCACGAGTTTAACCCAACAATTCGAGTCCCTGCGGAGTGGGAAACCCATGCAGGTACATGGATGCAATGGCCAAGTGCTTATGAGTCAGAGATGCGCCCAGAATTTGCCCAGATTATTGATATTATTCAAGATTACGAACCGGTTCACCTGTTGACCAGTAGTGAGGCTGAAAAAAGGAGAGCCAAACAATTTTTGTTAAAAAAAGGAGTTCCCAATACCCAAATCACTTGGCATATTGTGCCCGTAGATAATGCTTGGTTGCGGGATAATGGGCCCATTTATGTGACGGATGGAATCGATCTGTGGATTCAAAATTGGAGATTTGATGCCTGGGGAGGGAACTTTGGCCCAGATATTGAGTACAAAAATGATAATCAAGTTCCCATTTATATTGGAGAATACTTGGGTTTGCCCATTGAAGATTATCAAGATTATGTGTTAGAAAAAGGCAATTTAGAATTCAATGGCGCAGGGACATTAGTGCTAAATTGGGATTGTCAGGACGATCGCAATCCTGGAATGACTCAAAGGGAACATGAAACTATTCTCAAGCAAGCTTTTGGGGTTCACACCATTATCTGGGCTTATGGACATCACCGAGATGATGGAACCACAGGTCACATTGATGGGATTGCACGGTTTGTTGACCGCAATACCTTGATGGTTGCAGATTACGATCGCTCAAAGACGGAACGGAATTTAGCAAGAGCAGCTAAAGAAGCAGGATTAGAGGTGGTTCGCTATCCCGGTAATCCGAACTGGTTGGTCGGTAACGGATTTGTCTTAGCAATGGGGGAAGGAGAGGAGAGGATTGACGCTGCATTAAAATCTGAACTGGAATTTCTCTTTCCCGATCGCCAAATTCACTTGATTCATGCAGAAGCGATCTTCGATTCAGGAGGCGGTATCCATTGTGTCACCAACGATCAGCCTGCATAA
- a CDS encoding S8 family peptidase, producing MPDLTDIAGLSALRSQTQGDRRIKIAVLDGKVDLERACFQGANLTRFEPYWTEEFAIEAQHFQSFLEIESSGKSEDEKGEMMVAAIPDKNIRASLHLQFHANHIISTICGQPDSPVEGIAPNATVINIPIAYSNDDFINPLNLSRAISTAIEQGANIIHCAVCHPTQSGLAHEFIDKAIRQAQDNNILVIAPGGNDKGECWCVPAVLDNVLTVGAMKDTGEPFKFSNFGGKYASQGILAPGENILGAQPRTDEPIRKKGTSCAAPIVTGTAALLMSLQLEKGAAPDAEAVRAALTNSAIPCDPEEVEEPERCLLGKINIAGAYELLTGEPLAEKAIVANSESETISTTENAIAPSNETPSESLPQTPLSTPETNDETPNLPENTVVLTGNGLTHPVSPSSVTPSQRSNLVYALGTLGYDFGTEARRDTFKQFMPAAVVGNTQVPANPYDARQMVDYLETNLSESKSLIWTLNIELTPIYAIKPVGAFGADIYETMQYMLAGQVLAEDDEDYIERVSIPGTLTDETVRLFSGQVIPVLKVNSPRGMYGWKVNTLVESALQAVSAEQEAADEAAMRRTLSSFLNRVYYDLRNLGQMAKDRALNFAATNAFQAVQTFSEAVAIGMELHSIDVEKSPFCRYGSECWDVKLKFFDPENARRAKRVFRFTIDVSDRTPVTLGEVRSWAVSK from the coding sequence ATGCCCGATTTAACCGATATCGCCGGACTCTCTGCCCTCCGCTCCCAAACCCAAGGCGATCGTCGCATTAAAATTGCCGTTCTCGATGGTAAAGTAGACCTAGAACGCGCCTGTTTCCAAGGGGCAAATCTCACCCGGTTTGAACCCTATTGGACAGAAGAATTTGCGATCGAAGCGCAGCATTTTCAATCCTTTCTCGAAATCGAAAGTAGCGGCAAAAGCGAGGACGAAAAAGGGGAAATGATGGTAGCCGCTATCCCCGATAAAAATATCCGCGCCAGCCTGCATTTACAGTTTCACGCCAACCATATTATTAGTACCATTTGCGGACAACCGGATTCTCCCGTGGAAGGGATTGCCCCAAATGCAACCGTAATTAATATTCCCATCGCTTATAGCAACGACGATTTTATTAATCCTCTCAACCTGTCCCGCGCCATTAGCACTGCCATCGAGCAGGGAGCCAACATCATCCACTGCGCCGTTTGTCACCCCACCCAAAGCGGACTCGCTCACGAATTTATCGACAAAGCCATTCGTCAAGCCCAGGATAATAATATTCTCGTCATCGCTCCAGGAGGGAACGATAAAGGCGAATGTTGGTGCGTGCCAGCAGTCTTAGACAATGTCCTCACTGTAGGAGCAATGAAAGACACGGGAGAACCGTTTAAATTCAGTAACTTTGGCGGGAAATATGCCAGTCAAGGCATCCTCGCCCCAGGAGAAAATATCTTAGGAGCGCAACCGCGAACGGACGAACCTATTCGTAAAAAGGGAACCAGTTGTGCCGCTCCTATTGTCACGGGAACCGCAGCCCTATTAATGAGTTTGCAACTGGAAAAAGGAGCTGCACCAGATGCCGAAGCAGTACGAGCTGCTTTAACCAATAGTGCCATTCCCTGCGATCCTGAAGAAGTGGAAGAACCAGAACGCTGTTTGTTGGGAAAAATTAATATTGCTGGGGCTTACGAACTGTTGACTGGAGAGCCATTAGCGGAAAAAGCAATAGTGGCAAATTCCGAAAGTGAAACTATCTCTACTACGGAAAATGCGATCGCACCGAGCAACGAAACCCCCAGCGAAAGTTTACCCCAAACCCCTCTTTCCACTCCAGAAACCAACGACGAAACACCAAACTTACCAGAGAATACTGTTGTTTTAACCGGAAATGGATTAACCCACCCAGTTTCTCCCAGCAGCGTCACCCCCAGTCAACGTTCCAACCTAGTGTATGCTTTGGGAACCTTGGGCTATGATTTCGGTACAGAAGCACGCCGGGATACGTTCAAACAATTTATGCCTGCGGCAGTCGTTGGAAATACGCAAGTTCCGGCAAATCCCTACGATGCCCGGCAAATGGTCGATTATCTGGAAACCAATCTTTCGGAAAGTAAATCTCTTATTTGGACGTTAAATATAGAACTCACGCCAATTTATGCGATTAAACCCGTAGGCGCATTTGGTGCCGACATCTATGAAACGATGCAATATATGCTAGCGGGTCAAGTTTTAGCCGAAGATGATGAAGATTATATCGAACGGGTGAGTATTCCCGGTACATTAACCGATGAAACCGTCAGACTCTTTTCCGGGCAAGTTATCCCAGTGCTGAAGGTGAATAGTCCCAGGGGAATGTATGGCTGGAAAGTGAATACATTAGTCGAATCTGCCTTGCAAGCCGTGAGTGCAGAACAAGAAGCAGCCGATGAAGCAGCTATGCGTCGCACTTTATCTAGCTTCCTCAATCGAGTGTACTACGACTTGCGCAACTTGGGACAAATGGCAAAAGATAGGGCGTTGAATTTCGCTGCTACCAATGCTTTCCAAGCGGTGCAAACCTTCTCGGAAGCCGTTGCCATCGGCATGGAGCTGCACAGCATTGATGTGGAAAAAAGCCCCTTCTGTCGCTACGGGAGCGAATGTTGGGATGTAAAATTAAAGTTCTTCGATCCGGAAAACGCTCGCCGCGCCAAACGGGTGTTTCGGTTTACCATTGATGTGAGCGATCGCACTCCGGTAACTTTAGGAGAAGTGCGATCGTGGGCTGTTTCCAAATAA
- a CDS encoding cyanobactin biosynthesis PatC/TenC/TruC family protein, which translates to MAEAKGNRKKANAKAAKTTKEETASQSPSSEPEQSYILATGLEDYGRWKSMFKDHKRDKNEKPFRRGRIWC; encoded by the coding sequence ATGGCAGAAGCCAAAGGAAATCGCAAAAAAGCAAACGCGAAAGCGGCTAAAACCACAAAGGAAGAAACCGCAAGCCAAAGCCCATCGAGCGAACCCGAACAATCTTATATTCTGGCCACTGGATTAGAAGACTACGGTCGCTGGAAAAGTATGTTTAAAGACCATAAGCGGGACAAAAACGAAAAGCCATTTCGTCGCGGTCGCATTTGGTGTTAA
- a CDS encoding cyanobactin biosynthesis system PatB/AcyB/McaB family protein, which produces MKLPKQSPPIKRPHFVKIYECVDVIHGRGDDLLHIRMDLMHGANYNDPAQFQYPPYSTLKMS; this is translated from the coding sequence ATGAAACTTCCCAAACAATCTCCCCCTATCAAACGTCCCCACTTTGTCAAAATCTATGAATGCGTCGATGTCATTCACGGACGGGGTGATGACTTACTCCACATCCGCATGGACTTAATGCACGGCGCAAATTACAACGATCCGGCACAATTTCAATATCCTCCCTACAGCACTCTGAAAATGTCTTGA
- a CDS encoding anacyclamide/piricyclamide family prenylated cyclic peptide produces the protein MKTKKMTPVTVAPVKRENAATVSRDGNAIVAPLVFGPQEREDGFYLTFAGDDAE, from the coding sequence ATGAAAACTAAAAAGATGACTCCGGTAACTGTGGCTCCGGTGAAGCGCGAAAATGCTGCTACGGTTTCTCGTGATGGAAATGCGATCGTAGCACCCCTCGTTTTTGGTCCTCAGGAGAGAGAGGATGGTTTTTACCTGACTTTTGCAGGTGATGATGCTGAGTAG
- a CDS encoding DUF29 domain-containing protein, which produces MSAKLSQLYETDFNLWIEQTVTYLRKGDLDGLDIENLIEEVTDMGRNNKREMFSRLKVLLMHLLKWKYQSEKRTNSWLNTIDEQREQLELLLKDSPSLNPYFTEIFSECYPKAVRAAVNETNLPKQTFPTDCPFTQEQVLDMDYFPEDNALQEDLD; this is translated from the coding sequence ATGAGCGCGAAACTCTCTCAGCTTTATGAAACCGATTTTAATTTGTGGATCGAGCAAACTGTAACGTATTTAAGAAAAGGAGATTTAGACGGCCTGGACATAGAAAACCTAATCGAAGAAGTTACCGATATGGGACGGAACAATAAACGGGAGATGTTCAGTCGCTTAAAAGTTCTATTGATGCATTTGCTGAAGTGGAAATATCAATCGGAAAAACGGACAAATAGCTGGCTAAATACAATTGACGAGCAACGAGAGCAATTAGAGCTTCTGTTAAAGGATAGTCCGAGCTTAAACCCTTATTTTACCGAGATTTTCTCAGAATGCTATCCAAAAGCAGTGCGCGCTGCGGTTAATGAAACTAATTTGCCGAAACAAACATTTCCGACTGATTGTCCTTTTACGCAAGAGCAAGTTTTAGATATGGATTATTTTCCGGAAGATAACGCTCTACAGGAAGATCTCGATTAA